The Paenibacillus spongiae nucleotide sequence GTTGAACGAAGCAATAATGACCGCTTCCGGATTGCTCCTGACGGCGTTCTTCCAAAGCTCTGTATACAGCCTGCCTCCTTCCCTTGCGATCGGAGTCGTACCGCGTCCCAAGTGTGCGGTATCCCAGCCGGGAGTAATGCCTGCTACCTCTTCATTGTTCTGGTCGCGGTCAAACACCCAGCCCCATAGTCCCGTCTCCGGTGCAACCGGAGCGCCATCCGACACTTTGCCGGTTGCAAAGCGGACGGTGAAGCGTTCATCGTCCCACTTATAGAACCAGAACGGAGTCGTATAATCGACCAGAAGCGGTTTGCCCTTCCAATGGTAGTAGACGGGACTCTGCGCATATTGATGATAGATAAGGTCCGCTTCAGCCTGATGCGCCGCGGCATCGTTGGCTCCCCACTGGCCATAGCCAATGGCAAGCGCAAGCTTGGGTGCCGTCCCCTCCGGCATCGACTCCACGACACGGAAGATGCTGTCGATATTCGCAGCGATATTCCCGTTATCGTTGCCATGGCCATTCGTATCATCCAGAATGACAAAGTCGACACCGGCTTGCTTCATCCACTCCATATGGGCGCGGATCGTGTCTGCATCGCCGGAGCTGTAATCGCCTATGACGGGGCGGTAACGGGTCCAATCCGTCCAATGCGAGCTGAACGGAGACTCGTCATCCCACCATACGGTATACCACATGCCAATCTGGCTAGTGAACAAAGGCTGTTCCTCGTTGTTCCCGTTCTTGCCGGCGTATGCCGGTGTTGTTGTCATGACAAGCAGCATTAAAATCACCCCTAACATGATTCCTCGCTTCTTCGTCAACTTCCATTCGCCTCCCATCTTTTTTTCCTACATATGGCATCGCTTTCAATTTCTATTATAAATCGTCGCGATTAAGAATTGAATTGATTTTATGGACAAAAAAAATGGATGATCGTCTTCTGATCATCCATTCGTATCATCAATGGATTGCGATAGGATTAGGCGCTTGCGATTGCTTTCCCGTCAAGCTCTTCTCGAACATATCGATAATGAATAGAAACCGATCCGCTTCACGGAACACATGATCGGCCAGAAGCGGATGAATAATGCTTTTGATTCGGCAGGCATCAATCAGTTCCCGCGCCGTTTTCTTAAAGTCTCTCAACGATTTTACCGATACACGGTTCTCATCCAGGAACTGATCCAGGAGCGGGACTGTCTGCGATTGCGGCCGCATTGAATCCAGATCCCGGGCTTGGAACAATAATTGGTCGAATTCATCGCTGAAATGATTCGCTTGATCGATCAGCTTTCGTTCGGAAGGATCGAGAAGATGGCTTATAAATTTAGCGTGATCAGCCATAATACGAAGGAAGAAGACATTCTCGTCGATAATAGCATCGGGCAGCGGTTCCAGTCTACCGGTATTGAGTTCAGTCAGCCGATTTCGGAAGTAATTCGCTTCTCTGCTCGTATGGTCGACCAAGAGCGGGAGGTTATTTCCCCCCGGAAGCTGGCATCGTATGATTAATCCCAGTATTTTGCGCTTAAACGCCCAGATATGGGATACGGCAGTATGGACTTCTTCGTTAAACTTTGTTATCGTTTGCGGATCTGTTCCGGCGGTAAAAGCATGTGCGCGATTCTCGATCGATTCGAATAGAGCATAAAATTGCTCGGCTTCATGAATCAATTGCTTGTCTTCACAACGGAATCCCAGTTTAAGAAATAGAGAATGCTCCTTCATGATGCGTGACCAGAATCTCACTTCATCTAATGAGCGGATAACAAAAGCATTGGACATTTTGAGGCTCCCTTCATGGCATCTTATTTTCATACCATATGTGCGAATGCCCCTATTGGTTATATGTACAGTGCCGAAGTAAGGAAAATATTATTGAGCCCTCTGGATCGGATTGGATTTAACGAAAAAAGCAAATCGGATACGAAATTGAAATGGTATCCTGATTTGCCATATGTTCAATTAAGAAACACGCTTTGCAAATACGACTAGCCTCGCTTCATGCTCCTTCTTGCTTCTGCTGTATTTCCCGGCACAAGTAATCAGGTTCAATCTTGCTTCATCGGTGGAACCGAATATCTTTTGAATAGGAGCTTCGCCATTTTTGAACGTTTCAACAGATTCCACGACGAAGGTGACCTTTTCGCCTTTACTTCCTTTTACAACAACGGCGTCTCCCTTTTTAAGCTTTTTTAACCCGAAGAATACGGCAGGACCGTTATACGTATCGACATGCCCATCCATCACCGCATTGCCTGCAGCACCGGGTAAAGTGCCCGGCGAAGCGAGATATCCCACACGTTCCGTACTTCGCGGAACATCCATTTGACCTTTGTCCGTAACGGATACAGGTTCTAACTTTGCATGAATACGAACAGCCGGAATATATAGACGGACAGGCGTGACGCCCTTCAGCGGTTTCTTGATCGTCGAAGCTGGAGGACTTTGCGCCTTATCTACCGACGATTGGGTCTGCGGTTTCTGTTTCTGTATCGGCTGTATGCGATCAGGCTCCTTCACGGCATGCGGTTGCTTTTGCTGCTGCTTCTGTGGAGGAGGAGCTGGGCTCACATGACGCGTATCATTAGAACAAGCGATCGTACAGGATATCATGAGAATCAATAACCCGGCTAATATCCATTTTTTTATCATGAATAAGAGGGGGCTTCTTAGGTTCCCCCTCTTTCACGCTCCTTATTCGGTCTGTTCGCTCGCGCCACCGAAACCTGTTTTCGGCATTTTTGTAATTTCTTTTGCTTTCAGGCCTTTTGCGTGAAGCTTTTTCGCATGACCGGCTCCTTTTGCATGCACTTTATGATGCTTGCCCTTTGCACTCAATTTATGAACCTTGTGCTTGCTCTTGGCATGCATTTTTTTCTTCTTCTCATGCATTTTCTTCATATGCATTTTTTCTTCATGCTTCTTCTCGCTCACTGGAGCTGCCGCATACGCTGCAGAGCCTGCCGAAAGCAGCATACATGCCGAAACGATTGCAATGGCTAATTTCTTCAAGTGAATTTCCTCCTCGATTGATTAAGTGGGCTTGCCTTTATCAGATTGTCTCTCAGACGCATCATTTATGAGTACGAATGATTTCCAGCGGATAAGCAGTTTCTTCCTCGTCGGGCAGGAGGGGGAGTCTGCTGAGCTTTTGTATAAGAAACCAATGTTGAATTTTATTTCGACAATTTTCTTCTCCCTTAACCATGTTAATTAAAAGGCAACATATTAAATGTTATGTAAACTTACGTCTCGTTTTTCATACTCTCTGCATGATCTACACCAGCAGGAGTCATGCTCGTCCTCACCCTCTTCCCATCGCTACCGCATCTGCTCATCAGATCCATTCAGCTGTCAACCCTCCCGGGCATGACAATAATGATGACATTTGTCACATTCATTTGTTGACATTCACTACTATCAACGTATGACTTCCGCTAGTTACAATAGGTTTATAAACACGTATCACCGCAATATTCGCGGTGTATCATGATCGGAGGAACAGATGCTCGAGCATAAATCACCGTCACACTGGAAGAAGGACATCGCTCCTTACGAGAAGCCTATTATGAAGACCAGTATCTTGCAGATCGTCAATACAATCGTTCCTTTCCTTTTGCTCTGGTTCCTCGCTTACCAAAGCTTATCGGTTTCTTACTGGCTTACCCTACCGATTGCCATCCTGGCTTCTGGCTTTGTAATTCGGACATTCATCATCTTCCATGACTGCTGCCATCATTCATTCTTCCGCAACCGTATGGCCAACGATATCGTGGGGACAATTACCGGCGTTCTGACGTTTACGCCCTATCGCCAATGGCGGAACAGCCATACGATTCATCATGCGACAAGCAGCAATTTAAATAAACGCGGCGAAGGCGACATATGGGTCCTTACCGTAGACGAATATATCGCATCATCATTATGGCGCCGCATGTTGTACCGTTTATACCGCAATCCCTTCATCCTGTTTGGTTTCGGCCCCTTCTATCTCTTCCTTGTATCGTATCGGTTCAACCGGAAGAATGCCAAGACCAAAGAACGGATCAATACTTATATAACGAATGCAGCCATTGTCGGCTTATCTGCCCTATGCTGTTACCTGGTGGGCTGGCAGGCGTTCCTCTTGATCCAGGGACCTATCTTCTATTTTTCGGGATTAGGCGGCATTTGGCTCTTTTATGTTCAGCATCAGTTCGAAGATTCCTACTACGAGCATGAAGGCGAATGGGATTATGTCAAAGCTGCGATCGATGGCAGCTCCTTCTACAAGCTGCCGCGCATCCTGCAATGGCTGACCGGAAATATCGGATTCCACCATGTACATCACTTAAGTCCAAGAGTGCCGAATTATTTCTTGGAAGAGGTACATGAGAATACGCCTTTGTTATCGAACGTTAACACGATTACGATGAAGACAAGCCTTCAATCGATCCGCTTCCACCTATGGAGCGAGCAAGACATGAAATTCAAATCCTTCAAGGATATCAAGCCGTTGCTTGCCCGTGGCAGCAATCAACAGGAGGATCATAAATCGATTCCAGTATCCATACCTGTACCCGTTCCGGCGGCAACTAAGAAATGAGTCCAAACATCTTATGACCATAGTGATTATCTGGTAGATTAGCTCACAACCCCGTATATTACGGGGTTGTTTTATTGTGATTTTCATCTCATAATGGTACATATTGGGCAGAATCCGGCATTACTCTCCAACCATCATCAGGAAAAGAGGCGATTGCGTGATCAGGAAGCACTTCAAGAACTCAACGAAACTAACGGCATTATCGGTAGCGATAGCGGCATCTGTAGTCAGTGCGGGACCGACAGCGGTATCCGCTCAGACAAGCCCTTGGGATCCCTTCACGGAAGCTCAGCTCGAGCAATTCAAAACGCAGGTCAGCGTTCATTTCGAAAATCTGATGGTCATGCTCCCGACCCCTGCCGTACATAAGAATGGCATCGTAATGGTACCAGGCAAGGCATTTCTTGAAGGCATCGGCTATTCCGTCCAATGGGATGCGAAGGAACGGAAGCTGATGGCCACTCACCCGTCAAGACCGAAGATCCTCTTGTGGGAGAACCGCAAGGAAGCTCAAGTTGCGGGGCGCTTGATTACCAACCTTCCGATTGCTCCGTATATGAATCAGCAGTTGTTATGGATTCCGCTGCGCTTCACAGCAGAGGCTGGCGGGCTCGCGGTTCAATGGAGCACGCACGATCGATGGGTTACGGTCCGCGACCCTAAGGCGCTGCCCGTTTTCAGCGTAGGGACCCGTGCAGATAACGACATCGTCGATCCGCCAGCCGCACTCGCGCAATTGATGAAAGACGAATGGAAGACCGACGTCCGGTTTACTCTGATCCCGAAGGATTACTATCGGGAGAAGGTCAATATCTTGATCGCCGCCGGTGACCCGACCTCGCTCATGCTGCTGAACGATCCCTATATGTATTCAGATGATTTATTCCAAGGCATTGCGATCGATATTACCGACAAGCTGCAATCCTACCCGCATCTGAAGAAGCTCGCCCTGGACGATTCTCAGCCTTCACGGTCAATTGACGACCGTCAATACGGCATCCCAAGACCGGGTGACCCACATGATGCTCCCTTCCCTGCACTGCGGCAGGATTGGCTGAATGCTCTTGGCCTTGAACAGCCGGAAACGATGGACGAGCTGTATGAGGTGTTGAAGCTCTTCGTCCAGAAGGATCCTGAGGGCGACGGAAAGGACAATACAATCGGAATGACCGGTTTCGTCAATTATGCCGGCCTCGGATCGTTCTCATGGGTTGAGCATGCCTTTACGGGCAGCCCGGATCGCTTCAGCCTGCGGGACGGTATCGTATATGACAACGCTATCGGCGCTGAAGAAAAGCAGGCCTTGCAATGGTTGGCCCTCGCCTACTCCGAAAGGTTAATCGATCGTGACTTTGCCGTTCAAACGGAACAACAAGCAATGGATAAGCTGAAGCAAGGAAAGACGGGAATTGCCGCAATGAGCTTCGACCAGGCGGCTTCCATGTCGGAGGACAAGAAAGCATCCTGGCTCCCTCTTTCGGGCATTCGCGCCAAGCTTGACAGTACGCCGATCGCTCCTTGGAAATCTTCAGGAAACGGAATGTATATCGTATCCAGCATGTCTCGTGTGAATCCGGAGTTATTGCTGCAGTGGTTAGATCGAGGTCTGGCCATGTCGGAGTCCGGCGAGTGGGAGCAGCGTTCCGAGCTTACCGATGTCGACCGCGCGGCGGTCGCGAATTTGTTCGGGCGGACAGATCTATTGAAGGCGAATTCCGCCTTGGCAGCTCTACCTTCAGAGCAGCAGACGGCCTATGAGAACGCGGTCAAGCAATGGCGTTTGATTTCTTACGAAGGCAAGACGCTGCCTCAAGCCAGCGGATTATGGAGCACAGGCAAATATAGCGAGTTGAATAGCAAGCTGGAGGAATTGAAGATTCGCGTTATTACCGGCGAAGCCACCTTGCAGGACTGGGATAACCATATTGCCAAAATGATTGCTTCCGACGAATATAAATCGATGATGAAAGACTTGAACCAGCTCGTCCCTGCGAATTAATGAGTTGTTCATCCGTAGAAATGACGAAAGCTTATTCCGAGAACATTAGCGGAATAAGCTTTGTTGTTTGGGACTCGATCTTATGGCTTGCTTGCGAACTCTAAGGGTAATTCCAATATTGATTTACACTCATAAGTCTACATATTATTATTTATGTAAACTAAAATAACCCGGCCACTCCCTATTTCAGGAATGACCGGGTTATTAACCGTTATTTGTCGAAGAGCGGCAAGTACTTGCCGTAACCCTCCTGCTCCAAATCCTCCACCGGAATAAACCTCAGCGAAGCGGAGTTGATACAGTACCTTAATCCTGTAGGCTGAGGCCCATCGTTGAACACATGACCAAGATGTGAATCGGCTTCGCGGCTCCTTACCTCGGTACGGACCATCCCGTAGGTCAAGTCCTCGACTTCCGTAATAATCCCGTTGTTCACCGGCTTCGTGAAGCTGGGCCAGCCGCATCCGGAATCGAACTTATCCATCGAGGTGAACAGCGGCTCGCCCGATACGATATCCACATACAGCCCTTCCTGTTCATGATCCCAAAACTCGTTGTGGAACGGCGGCTCAGTCGCGCTATTCTGAGTGACATCGAACTGTATGGGCGACAGCCTTTCTTTCAGTTTCTGCTTGTCTTTGTCCGTGTTCCAATGCGCTTTAATAAAGTCGGGACGGCCGGAGCCTCTCCGGTACATTTTATAGCGAAATGGATTCTTCTTATGATAATCCTGGTGATATTCTTCCGCCGGGAAAAATTCAGGCGCGGGAACGATCTCCGTCACGATCGGCTTCTCGAAACGCCCGCTCTGATCGAGCGCCGCCTTGGATGCCTCCGCTTGAAGACGCTGCTGCTCCGAATAATAGAAAATGGCTGTTCGATACGAAGATCCGCGATCGTGAAACTGGCCTCCGGCATCCGTCGGATCAATCTGGCGCCAGTAGATGTCAAGCAGCTTCTCATATGGCATTAATTCCGGATCGAAGGCAATCTGAACGGCTTCAGCATGGCCTGTCGTTTCGGTACACACCTGTTCATAGGTCGGATTAGCGGTATGTCCGCCGATGTAGCCCGATGTAATGCTGTGGATACCCGGTAATTCTTCGAATGGTGTAACCATACACCAGAAACAGCCGCCTGCGAATGCAGCGAGCTCTGTATTCCCGTTCGCGTTCTGCGGGTTGTTGTTCATAGCTTGTCACCTTCCTATTCATAAGTCATGTCATGACTGGCGGTCTTCTTCTATTCGATTATAAAGTTTTTTCCATGCGCATGCCAGCTATAGGACCGTCGATGGATAGAAAATCACGTATCAGAATTACGTTTCCACACGGGATTTAGAATCAAATGTCTTTTTGGTTAACATAATTATTAATATGTCTACACATATGCTATTTCAAAGGGATACATGAAGCAAATCAAGTGATTATCAATATTTGAGTTAACATAATATTATTTATGTAGTTTATTTTTCTTCATTACAAGCTTGATCCCCGCTTACACTCTTGCACTGTAAAAAGGAACCTCCACATTCAGACTCCCCTCGCTCAGTAAACAACCTTATCTTCATCCCGACGCTGGTCTTTCCAACATATGGAGCGGTTGCTTTCGCCGTCCGGACTGAAGAACGGAAGAAAGAAGCCCCGCTCCGGTACCAGGCCGGAAGCGGGGCTTCTTTTAGGTCATTGAAACGGAGGCTTCCCTCAGGAAGCGGCCAGTATGGGAAGCTTCGACTTCCCCGACTGCTTCAGGAGTTCCTGCAGCGACGACTTCTCCGCCCTCGTGCCCTCCTTCTGGACCGATATCGACGACCCAATCGCATTCGCGGATAATATCCAAATTATGCTCCACCACGATGACCGAATTGCCGGCATCCACGAGCCTGTTCAGCAGGACCAGCAGCTGCTTCGTATCGCGCGGATGCAAGCCAGTCGACGGCTCGTCCAGCAGATAGAGCGTATGAGTCTTCTTCTTGCCGCTCAGTTCCTTGGCAAGCCGGATCCGCTGGCCTTCTCCGCCCGATAAGGTCCGGATCGACTGCCCCCAATGCAAATAACCGAGTCCCACTTCGGTGAGCAGGGCAATCTGACCATCCATCTTGATCTTGCCCTGCAGCAGAGGCAAGCTCTCTTGAACGGTCAAGTCCAGCAGGTCTGATATGGAAAGACCGTTGTAAGTGACGCGAAGCACCTCTTCCTTGAACCGTTTGCCGCGGCAAACCGGACAGCGAACCTCAAGGCCCGGCATGAAGAACATGTCCATCGGCACGACGCCGAGTCCTTGGCAATGCTCGCATCGGCCGCCCGGCGTATTGAAAGAGAAATGCTTCGGAGTTAATCCGGCCCGCTTTGCTTCAGGCAGGCCGGCATACAGGTTTCTGATGGCGGTGAATACATCCGTGTAGGTTGCAACATTGGAGCGGCTCATTCGCCCAAGCGGCGACTGATCGACGGTCACGATATTATCGATGGCGCCGAAGCCGGTGATACGCTTGCAGCCGCTGCGCTGCTGGTCGTCGCGACCGCCTGCGGCTACGAGATCGAACAGCAGCGTTGATTTGCCGGAACCGGAAACGCCGGTGACCGCGACTAGACAGCCGAGCGGGAAGGACACATCGACATGCTTGAGATTCCGTTCATAGGCGTCCCGGACATTCAGGAATTGGCCGTTGCCTTGCCGTCTTTCCTTCGGTCCGGAGACGTCAGTTGATTCACGCAGGAAGGCTCCCGTGACCGACTCCGGGTTATCCATCAGCTCCAGCAGCGTTCCTTCTCCGACGACCTGCCCGCCAAAGCTGCCCGCGCCTGGCCCCATATCGATGACATGGTCCGCTGCACGCATCATCTCGACATCATGCTCGATGACCAGCACCGTATTCCCAAGATCCCGCAGCTGTTGAAGGACCCGGATCAAACCCGCGGTATCGCGCGGGTGCAGCCCCGCTGTCGGTTCATCGAGAATATAGAGCACGCCGGTAAGGCCAGATCCAAGGATAGAAGCAAGCCGAAGACGCTGCGCTTCCCCGCCGGAGAGCGAAACGGACTGCCTGCTGAGCGACAAGTAACCGAGCCCGACATCGACGATCCGTTTCGTCCGGACAGTCAGATCGTGCAGCAGCGTCTCGACTTGCTCCCGTTCATCCGGCTGCAGCGCTTCCATTAGTTTATCAAGCCACAGAGCGGCATCCTGCAGCGCCCATCCCGATATGTCGGAGATCGAAGCACCCCCGACCATTACCCGGCGTATCTCCTCCTTGAGCCGTGCACCGTGGCATGATGGGCACGTTTCCTCTTGGAAGAGCGCGGCTTCGCCCGATTCGCCGCCCTTTTCCTTGTAGCGCCTCCATATCCCGTTCACGACACCTTCGAACTTGCCTGCGGTAACCGTCTTAGGCGGCCTGGTGTCCGGAAAATGCCGGATGAACGCTTCGCTTTCGACGCCGTAATACAGCAGATCGCGTGCAATGTCATCATACTGCTTGAGCGGAAGATCCGCATCGAAGACAAATCCGTAATGCTTAGCCGCCGCTTCCAGATTCGATAAACTATAATTGATCATCATGTCGTACCAGATGGCGACACAGCCTTCACGCAGACTCCGTTCCTCGTCGAATACGGCATCCATTTTCAAATTCACGATGTGGCCGAGACCGTCACATGTCTCGCAAGCCCCATCCGGCGTGTTGTAGGAGAAATGTCTGCGTGTCAGCCGTTCCATCTCTCTGCCGCAATGAGGGCAGCTGATCGCCGCTTTCCGGTCATCTCCATCCCCCGCCCCGATCGACGCATCGGCCGAATCGGTGTCCGGGCCCGGCACGAACCGGCTGCTGCAATGAGGGCAGATGCGTTCACCCAGCTTCTCGTAGATTACACGCAAATACGTATAAATATCGGTGATCGTACCGACTGTCGACCTTGGATTCCGGTTCGTGACATGCTGGCCCACACTGATCGATGGCGACAATCCGACGATTGCATCAACCTTCGGTTTGGCGATGGCTTCCGACGTCATCCCCATCGATTCCATATACTGACGCTGGCACTCACGCTGCAGGGTGTCCATGGCCAGCGTTGATTTTCCCGAGCCGGAAGGCCCTGTCAGGACGACCAGCTTGTACTTGGGGATGCGAAGCGTAACATTCTTCAAATTATTTTCCCGGGCTCCCCGATTTTAATGAATTGATTCATAGGCGAATCCTCCATTCCAAGTATGGTATTCTCATAATAAATGGGATGATTTATCGAAGACAGATCAGCATCGTCGCTTGAAGAAGCTCATACTCTCTTGCTTAGACTAATTGATTTGGGGTAAGTAAACTCAAATCCGAACTTCTGGTATAAGCCAATTAAGGGTATATCTGCCATTATAATGACTTCGGCATCAGCAGGCGCATTCTGCTCCAAATAACTCATCAACTCTTTCATTAACAGATCACGAATGCCATTGTCTTGATGCGAGGGGCGGATCGCGATGTCGACGATTTGATAATAACAAGCCCCATCGCCAATGATTCTTCCCATTCCGATAAGCTCTGAATGGTCTTCTCTTGCAATGACAGTGAAAATCGAGTGATTCATGGCCGTAAGAACAGTAGATTCCTCCTTTGCTGGAAGGCCTGCAGCTTTGCGCAAGGCCATGTATTCCTCAGTGCCTGGAGCTTCATAAAGAATGTTCATGATTAATCTCCTTTCCATAATGCCTCGAATTGATCCCACAACCATTACTTTACAACATTCATGCAAGTGATAATGTTCATTCGCTTTTACCTTCACAATTACTAATCTAATCTTCGTCAAGTTTAACATTGCACTTTAAGGTTTTAAATTAATGTTTGGCTGCTGGAAGCTCCTTTGGTATAGTGGGGATGTCTTACTCAAGGGAGGCGGATCGTCATGCAATACTACAGGCCAATCGATATTGCCCGGGAGCTTCATATCAGTACAAGCGCTCTACGGCATTATGAAGCATGGGGAGTCGTTCCGGCACCCGCTCGCGGATCGAATGGATACCGATTGTATACCAACGTTCATTTGGCTTATTTCCGCTGTCTTCGGGCAATGTCAGCCGGATTTGGTATCGCGGCCACCTGTCAAGTGCTGCGCCATATTCAGAACGATGACATAGACACCGCTTTCTGGCTGGTCAGCAAAGAACAAGCCCAGCTGCAGCAAGAGAAGACCGTAGCCGACCAGACGCTTGCGCTGCTGCAGGATCCGACACTATCGGTCACCGGCGCCAAGAAACCGAAAACCCACATGACCATTGGCGAAGCCGCCGCTTTCACCGATGTCGAGGCCTCGGCCATTCGACATTGGGAAAAGGAAGGTCTTCTAACGCCGGACCGCGATCCGGAGAATGGCTATCGGATGTTCACGCCCGTGCATATCAGGCAGATCCTGCTTATACGCACACTGCGAAGAACGGTTTATTTTCTGGAGAATATGAAGGAAATTGTTCATGCGGTCGAGCATCAGAGCATCGAAAAGGCCAAGGAAGTGACCGAGAATGCGCTTCTCAGCATTCATCAGCGTAATCGCCTGCAGTTCTACGGGGTTCATCAATTGGTCGAGCTTTGCAAGGAGATTGAGCGGGATTGATGGCAAGGAAATAAGAAAAGCCGCAGCCGGAAGTTCCGGTGCGGCGAATCGATTTGGGTTCATGCAGTGCTCAAGCCCAACTCGAGCTTTTTATAATTTGCAGCATACCGTTTCCTGCGTGCTGACGGCTTCACAGTAGAGCAAGAACGGCTCGACAAGCGCTTCACGCTTCTTGAAATACTGTTCGTACTGAAGTCTGGCCATCTCGTCTTCCGGATTACGCTTCATGTAGATTTCCATCTCCGTCAATGTGTCGTCGATTTCCTGCAATAGTTCGAATCTATGATAGACGCCCTCAGGCTGCGTGATTTCACAATAGTTCCGGTCATTCATCTTGATTATTGCCTCCTGATCCTTCATGTGGCGGCAGCCGCCTTATTCGATTACCACATGATCTTACTCTCTAAACAGATTGCTTCTCCTGTGCTTTCCTGGCGCGATTTCTTAAGGAATATAACCCGCCGCCCTATCCCGGTCAAAGCCATACTTGAGCAGTTTCGTCGCATCGATCCATACATCGGAAGATGAGGAATTCAGAATGACGGCGATGTAGCTCTTGCTGCCCCGATTCGCTGAAGCGACCAGGCAATATCCCGCCGCGCTCGTATAACCGGTTTTCATGCCGTTCGCCCCATCGAAATAATATCCGCTAGCCGGCTGCAGCAGCTTGTTGCGATTGACGAAAGTCGGACCGAGCGTCGTCGACGCGGACTTCACCGTATGCTCGCTCTCGCTCACAATATCCCGCAGCAGTTTGTTTTGTCTTGCTTTGCGGGCAATCAGGGCAAGATCGCCTGCCGTCGTATAATGGTCCAGATCATGAAGCCCATGCGGATTGACAAAATGGGATTCCATCGCGCCAAGCTCTTCCGCCCGTTTGTTCATCATATCGACGAACGTCTGAAGTCCTTCTTCCATCGTAAGCTGCTTGCCCGTCTCCAACTCGGAGATATAGCGGGCGATCGTGCGGGCGGCATCGTTGCCGGAAGGCAGCATCATTGCGGCAATAAGGTCGCGCAACGTAAGCTGCTGGCCTTGATATAGGCCGGCCGAGCTTTCCCCCTGTGTCCGGAGGAGCGCTTCATTGCCGACGGTAACAATGGCATCCGGATCGCCCTTCTCCAGTGCAATTAATGCCGTTAATAATTTTGTCGTGCTGGCCGGATATAACCGTTTATGTTCATTCTTCCCATAGAGGATCTGTCCTGTACGTTCATCCATCAGCACGGCCGCTTCCCCTTGCAGGGTTCCGACGGTCGGCGTATCATTCTTCCACACGGCGTCCGATAGCTTCGCCCAGACACGCGGCGCTTTATCCTGGAAGCTGCCCCACTGCGAAATGACCGTAACTGCTGTTAAGGCAGCGACCATCGTCAGTGCCGTTTTTTTCAACATAGCGAATCGAAGCACTATGAGCAGCTCCTTTCAATTCCGGATCATCGTAATCGTTATACATTCATTATGACCGCAGCCTCTTAATGAACCGATACGAAATTATAACGAAACTATTACGATTTCCGAAACAAAAATAACGACAGCCTTTCCCCCAAGCCGTTATCTCCCTTGAACCTCGCTCATGCGAACCGTAAACGCGGTATGCTCGGGGGTGCTGGTTGCTGCGATCGTACCTCCGTGCAGCTCCACGATCTGCTTCGCGATCGCAAGACCAAGCCCCGATCCCCCGGTATCGGTCGCCCTTGACTTCTCCACGCG carries:
- a CDS encoding fatty acid desaturase, whose amino-acid sequence is MLEHKSPSHWKKDIAPYEKPIMKTSILQIVNTIVPFLLLWFLAYQSLSVSYWLTLPIAILASGFVIRTFIIFHDCCHHSFFRNRMANDIVGTITGVLTFTPYRQWRNSHTIHHATSSNLNKRGEGDIWVLTVDEYIASSLWRRMLYRLYRNPFILFGFGPFYLFLVSYRFNRKNAKTKERINTYITNAAIVGLSALCCYLVGWQAFLLIQGPIFYFSGLGGIWLFYVQHQFEDSYYEHEGEWDYVKAAIDGSSFYKLPRILQWLTGNIGFHHVHHLSPRVPNYFLEEVHENTPLLSNVNTITMKTSLQSIRFHLWSEQDMKFKSFKDIKPLLARGSNQQEDHKSIPVSIPVPVPAATKK
- the msrB gene encoding peptide-methionine (R)-S-oxide reductase MsrB, whose product is MNNNPQNANGNTELAAFAGGCFWCMVTPFEELPGIHSITSGYIGGHTANPTYEQVCTETTGHAEAVQIAFDPELMPYEKLLDIYWRQIDPTDAGGQFHDRGSSYRTAIFYYSEQQRLQAEASKAALDQSGRFEKPIVTEIVPAPEFFPAEEYHQDYHKKNPFRYKMYRRGSGRPDFIKAHWNTDKDKQKLKERLSPIQFDVTQNSATEPPFHNEFWDHEQEGLYVDIVSGEPLFTSMDKFDSGCGWPSFTKPVNNGIITEVEDLTYGMVRTEVRSREADSHLGHVFNDGPQPTGLRYCINSASLRFIPVEDLEQEGYGKYLPLFDK
- a CDS encoding extracellular solute-binding protein; translation: MIRKHFKNSTKLTALSVAIAASVVSAGPTAVSAQTSPWDPFTEAQLEQFKTQVSVHFENLMVMLPTPAVHKNGIVMVPGKAFLEGIGYSVQWDAKERKLMATHPSRPKILLWENRKEAQVAGRLITNLPIAPYMNQQLLWIPLRFTAEAGGLAVQWSTHDRWVTVRDPKALPVFSVGTRADNDIVDPPAALAQLMKDEWKTDVRFTLIPKDYYREKVNILIAAGDPTSLMLLNDPYMYSDDLFQGIAIDITDKLQSYPHLKKLALDDSQPSRSIDDRQYGIPRPGDPHDAPFPALRQDWLNALGLEQPETMDELYEVLKLFVQKDPEGDGKDNTIGMTGFVNYAGLGSFSWVEHAFTGSPDRFSLRDGIVYDNAIGAEEKQALQWLALAYSERLIDRDFAVQTEQQAMDKLKQGKTGIAAMSFDQAASMSEDKKASWLPLSGIRAKLDSTPIAPWKSSGNGMYIVSSMSRVNPELLLQWLDRGLAMSESGEWEQRSELTDVDRAAVANLFGRTDLLKANSALAALPSEQQTAYENAVKQWRLISYEGKTLPQASGLWSTGKYSELNSKLEELKIRVITGEATLQDWDNHIAKMIASDEYKSMMKDLNQLVPAN
- a CDS encoding DUF2935 domain-containing protein; protein product: MSNAFVIRSLDEVRFWSRIMKEHSLFLKLGFRCEDKQLIHEAEQFYALFESIENRAHAFTAGTDPQTITKFNEEVHTAVSHIWAFKRKILGLIIRCQLPGGNNLPLLVDHTSREANYFRNRLTELNTGRLEPLPDAIIDENVFFLRIMADHAKFISHLLDPSERKLIDQANHFSDEFDQLLFQARDLDSMRPQSQTVPLLDQFLDENRVSVKSLRDFKKTARELIDACRIKSIIHPLLADHVFREADRFLFIIDMFEKSLTGKQSQAPNPIAIH
- a CDS encoding class F sortase, whose translation is MIKKWILAGLLILMISCTIACSNDTRHVSPAPPPQKQQQKQPHAVKEPDRIQPIQKQKPQTQSSVDKAQSPPASTIKKPLKGVTPVRLYIPAVRIHAKLEPVSVTDKGQMDVPRSTERVGYLASPGTLPGAAGNAVMDGHVDTYNGPAVFFGLKKLKKGDAVVVKGSKGEKVTFVVESVETFKNGEAPIQKIFGSTDEARLNLITCAGKYSRSKKEHEARLVVFAKRVS